TACCAAAGAGGAGTATCAAATTGGATTTGACTGCATTAAAGTAGAAGGTTAGGAAGCCTTTtgatgttttcttcttctttgtaaTGAATGCTAATATGTGTGTAGTTTTTAAGATTAGCAAGATCCAATTATagaaggacaaaaaaaaaaaaaagttgttattGTGTCATTTGCAGACATATTAAGACAAATGTAGTTTGGTCAATGCTTttgttaagaaataaaaaatatatatgtatatataccggtatgtatATTTGATCAATGATGAAGTTATTGGCCTGATTCAGAGGTACAGCTCTTCACAGTTTTGGGGTTGACTATGGTCCAAAACTTACACAATAAAACTTACTAATTTCACCATATTCgcatttttaaatacatcaatAGACATAGAAGTCTACACATGTATTTAGTGATGTTCCATTAGATTTTGCTGCTTTTAGAGTGGTTTCATCATAAATAAATGTCTGTATGTCATTGTTTAttctgtatatacagtgaaatctctcaagaccggaccctctgtaaaccggtaTTTCCCTCAAAACCGGTCATTTTAcagtctctttttaaaaaaccaggagagaacttaacctctctaaaccggatcacttTTAAGactggacatttgtcttggtctcAAGGgcgtccggtttagaggggtttcactgtgtattagATCCATTATGATTCTAGATGTATTACGTTAACTTTTCCAGAGCGACTTGTCATTCCAAATGTGATGCCCGAGTTTGTTGACAGACAGAAGAGATCGGTCTTGTCCAGGAAGGACGAGTTCGCGACGTTGATCAAATTCCACTCAATGAGTCCCAGACTGAGTACCCGTCAGAAGCGCCACCTGGTGTCCCGACTCAAGGATTACCATGCCGAGAAGGAGAGACAGAAGAGAGAAGCTCCCAAGAGAGCCAAGTTGATTGCTAGACAGAAGAGAGAGATGAAAATCAAACCGTCGAAGCGCAACAAGCGAGATGCCACCGACGAAGACGCCGTCAGACGAATGAACGGCATCATATTCCGCAAGTACGACATCAACAAAAAGAACTGCAAGAGCAGGAAGAAGTATGAGCTGCTGTTGCCGGGCGATGCAGGACATGGGGTCAACACGCAGTTCGAGGCTCAGGGCAGGACCGCCCTCAGGCTGGCTCACTTCTTGAGCAACTTCCTGCAGAACGTCGACGAGTACGAAGAATTTGGCAATCTCCGCGGCGATCGGAGGATCAACGAAACGCAGATATTCGCCGAAGTGATCGCAAACATCATGGGCGACTTCAAGGTCTTGGGTAGTGGTGTGTTCTTCGAGCGTTACAAGTTCCGGATGTCTCCGCCGATCAACAACACAGATCCGGCTCTGGCGAGCGGCATCACGCGAGAGTTCTTCGGTCCGTACGCGTTCAGACAGCAGATAGATGGGGACGGGCTGGACGAGTTCAAGGCCATTGACTTCGCCGGCTACAAACACTTTTACACGGACGAACGCTGGTTCAGGAACATGAAGGCGAGATGGTCGACCAATGTGGATGGTCTGAAGAAGTTCACGGCAAAGCCGATGATTCGCTCGAACCCCCAGGGCGAGAGTCTGGTCCGGTTCGAGTACTACCCTCTGACATTCCGAGCGGCTCGCTATGAAGATGGAGAGTGGCTTCGTCCCGAGTTCAAATGTGATGACAGAATTAATGACTGGGTCATCTCATATGTAGTGCCATTCTTCGGCAAGAACGCACTGAAAACAAGAATTGAATTCAAGTACGTATGATTTCTTTATTAAATAGTACAGTTAAACCCACATATAGCAGTCACTAAAATTAACACATGGCTGCTAAATAGAGGTGGTTGATAGagcaggttttactgtattagcacatttttatatgatgacataatatgcaataaatatatttttatcactgttaaatcaaacattcatttagttatatatatgtgtgtgtgtgtgtgtgtgtgtgtgtgtgtgtgtgtgtgtgtgtgtatagatatatatatatatatatagatagatagatagatagatagatagatagatagatatagatatatatatagatatatataaatctgCATTAAAAATTAAGATGTTCTTACActgaaaatgtgtgtgtatggagtTAGAGATATAAATGTATAACTGGTACAAAAGTACCATTTTTCTGTTCATTAAACATCATTTGATGAATATGTAACAGTGTTGGATGTTCTatgaacttttttttgtttgataCTGTACACATTATTACAGTACTTGACATTATCTTGATCTTGTGTTCCAGGGGTGTTGTAACAATTGATGTAAAGCTGGACTACCTCGACATTAACCAGTGTCCCTCTAACTTTTATGTGGCCAATGCCTTCAAGAACACTGCCCGCTGCCACTTTGAGTCACAATATGTAAGTCATTATCACCTCTAGCTAGCTCTCATTGTGGGACAGTATatcagagttatgtccctttgaATTAGCTTTTTCCCTTTGATGACTTGGAATTTTCATTAAATTTgaaaaagttttgtttacatttggcTTATTCAGATAAACCTAGTTAGAAAATCTggttatatatttcatttatgttAAAGTTtagtacaaaaataattgtttaaagttTTGGAATGGATTAAAGCCTAATTTGCATGATGGCAGAGCATCTGTATTGTGTGCAAGGGGTGCCAAGATTGAACTCTCAGTAGACCAGCTATCTGTAGTATTACCAAACACCTCAAAAGTACACATTTATAAAGATCCATTTCTGTTGTTTGGTAGTAGTCTATGAGATGGGAGCAGGtgtcttctctttctctatgtATACCATAAGTCAatcagacaccaaatagccatagttttcAAATATGTGCAGGggtgtggtaaaaaaaaaaagcaaaaaagtaCCAGTCTTTTCAcacttgctttttttttttttttttttttttttttttttttttttaatagcaggCTTTATTTTGATGCTGCTTTTGTTGCCAGTATGAAATGCTGATGTCTGGTCTTGGCACTGGCGGAATAATCACGTGTTAATAAAGTGATTGTTTTCTGGTGTCAAAATTAGCTGTCAGTAAATCTTCACCTTGTcgagaattaaaaacaaaaagaatgatattaaaacaatattttttaaaattggactactttttaaaacaagattGTGGATCAATTCTTCATTGTCTTTCATTTagttagaaaaacaattatcataattattttcgCATATTTTCCCatccatgtttgttttttaaccttTATATTCAtcttgggttttttcccccatttcaTTTGGCTTTTGTCCTTACATTGCAATGAAATGGCAAGTCTGTATGTAACAAATTGATGATATTATATAGACTACCCATGAACTCTACTACAAGATGTGTAACTAGGGTTGTTTAGAAGGATGTTACAAGCTTCTAAAATATTTCATAGTGGATTATGTCAATTCAGACAACTGTGTCATATGTACAGATTTTTGTGTATGCCATTTTTCTACAATTcttgtgaaatatattttacaaagagtaataatattatattaatcttataaattaacaattacagTTTGTATGTTTAGTACTTATTTGGCCGTGACCGTTTGTTTCTCATTTGGCTTTtcacattttgtcattttgctTACGCTTAAGACATGCATTGATGCAGATATTGCTTTTTGGACTGTAGATTTGGTTATATGATtgttacataattaaaaattgtgtttgcttcttttcttttctcagTGCGTAGCTTTAGAAGGCAAGCGATTTGTGGGAGGAGGATACAAATGTGAATGTCGTCAAGGTTACGAGTATCCATTCAACGACCTTGCCTGGTTCTTTGATGGGCAGACCATGGAAGAAGAGTGGCGAAAGGTCCAGAATAATGAACCCAACAGGTATGTTCTAGATGGTTCAACCTTCAAGCAATTAGTGCAGGCATGGGTCTTGCCACAAAATGTAACTATATAAATTGTCCATACATTTTTTAACTCACATTTGGCGAGTCGGTGAGTACTTTCTGCAACCTTTCATCCTTTCATCATTCACACAAATACTTGATACAGACAGTGTATATGTCATACCTGGCCAGTAGATTATTCAACTATCAACTGGTGCTTTCATTACTGTCACAAAAACATCATGGGTGTGTTGACACAATGCATAACTCATTCTACCTTTGGAATGGGTCAAATATTTTTACCAACATGAATGGTGAATGAGCTAACAAGATTCAGCTTGTAACATGAGAACAACAGAGTTCTGacatttgttttgggttttattTCGATAAATGTGTTTGAAAAGTCAGTTCCATTAAAGAACTTGTAATTCTGATCATACTAAATGCACCACTCATCCATTGatgtaataaaactgttattgATATCtcataataaacatataactaATTTTGACCAGAATGTCAGTTAGATCCCTGTTATTTTGGGACACAAACTGCAACTGTCTGTGCGTATTTAGAAGAGACACTAAAGAGATTTCTgggatgggacatagcccagtggtaaagcgctcgcctggtgcgcggccggtctaggatcgatccctgttggtgggcccattgggctatttctcattccagccagtgcaccacactagtgtatcaaaggccatggtatgtgcttccatgtctgtgggatggtggatataaaagatcccttgcccttaatggaaaaatgtagccgggtttcctctatatgattgtgtcaaaatgaccatatgtttgacattctatagccgataattaataaatcgatgtgctctagtggtggtgttaaacaaaacaaacaaactaaagacattttattttgtttttcagatacgACACACTGAAATGTAGAATAGCTGGAGCATCATCCATAGTTTCTAGTCTCTCTCTCATCTTCATCTCAGCTGGTCTGCTGCTGTGGCAAcaaggaaattaaaaaaattaactctttttttcaattttatttttttctattgctttaatatatttttttttacatttcttcaTGACATTCCATAAATatcttaattttataataaacctAATGTGCCaattttgtacatttgtatattttatataattgtgAATGTCAagacatttattgttttgtttcttttgtgtctctatttaaaagtatttgataatttctaacaaatgtttgtttttaaatttttacgaAGCAAGTAATTCATTTTTTGCCAGTCATTTTGATTATGTGTAAGTTTTTGATTCAGAATAATCTTTCTACTGTTGTTACCTATCATATCAGTATCACTGACTGTTTATAGTAGATATATCATGTACATTTTAGATCAAACTGTATAGTTGTATgtaagtgtgtatatatatatataaaaacacaaaatataccaGGATCTGATCAAATGATTGTGCAGTTACAATTCTACCCACGAACCCTATTACAAGGTCGGTAGCTAGGATTGTTTAGAAGGTGTCACAAGCTGAAATAATATACAGTGCATTCTGTCAATTCTGGTGTCTGTGAAATCACTATTTCTGTGTAAACCGGCATGATCACGGATACCTGTTTAGTGATAATAGCATGGGAGAAATCAGTCTTATCGGGCACAATGCATATTGGCATATATCAACAGGTTCCCTGGAATCTGGTTTAGAAAGTCTACTTCCACCAGTATATTTGTCAAATGAAATGCAGACTGGATTTCAGATAATTATGAAAGACTCTAGCTATGGTGCTAATCAGTGGGTTTCATCTTTCATTATCTAGACCTTATTTCAGACCTCCAATTTAGCCACCAATTAACAATAtaatgggtatatatatatattgttttcttttcattccATGCAAAATCAAGCTCAAAGTTCAAATTAAAGGGGTCCTTGCACACCATTATCTAGTACTGTATTTAGGGCTGGGTTTGCTCATTGTATGAAATTAATGCAACAGTTTCATTCCTTTTGTGACAACTGATCTGGTTGTATCGGTTGAGCATTAAATCACAAATTAACATTTCCTTCAGTCTGCCCATTCAAGCCCTGTACAATGATATATGAAGTTTGGTGGTGGTAGGGGTTATTGAGGTCTGTATTTGTCAAGCAACTGAATAGGT
This DNA window, taken from Gigantopelta aegis isolate Gae_Host chromosome 4, Gae_host_genome, whole genome shotgun sequence, encodes the following:
- the LOC121370849 gene encoding uncharacterized protein LOC121370849 produces the protein MMKDAVVQVITVVFVCLCAISWVAGPVNKDAPFAWMEYDKFDIINDRFSAVTPENCRAKPADELRLPADTVAQIPRYNMLLRTVIYSNRSSMLHMHNMALNRAFYYSFIYQKLNHTFDFLYQPGLMYLYMSAAADVSASPGFINGSALYFDRHTCYPNWFRTYDFNRTIPLFGPRAWRADDYNEPTNFLREPTNNTIEIHDYGSGRAFNYTNPAYKTNPWYKFWMPDTTGDADSLRKFTYSVKIKYSNTTGMFRREEYEDSSFFGPPQPGQQDKDIYLPVRFTEPYYDCGRSNKWIVSATAPVVEYFPRYSIFIHLRRARFVAISSMDIEFERIDMNQCPISEGNPAPNYFGGTARCKPSTMCEPIPGFGFRRGGYQCVCQPGYYFPWYHDGPFLGFEIEQATKEEYQIGFDCIKVEERLVIPNVMPEFVDRQKRSVLSRKDEFATLIKFHSMSPRLSTRQKRHLVSRLKDYHAEKERQKREAPKRAKLIARQKREMKIKPSKRNKRDATDEDAVRRMNGIIFRKYDINKKNCKSRKKYELLLPGDAGHGVNTQFEAQGRTALRLAHFLSNFLQNVDEYEEFGNLRGDRRINETQIFAEVIANIMGDFKVLGSGVFFERYKFRMSPPINNTDPALASGITREFFGPYAFRQQIDGDGLDEFKAIDFAGYKHFYTDERWFRNMKARWSTNVDGLKKFTAKPMIRSNPQGESLVRFEYYPLTFRAARYEDGEWLRPEFKCDDRINDWVISYVVPFFGKNALKTRIEFKGVVTIDVKLDYLDINQCPSNFYVANAFKNTARCHFESQYCVALEGKRFVGGGYKCECRQGYEYPFNDLAWFFDGQTMEEEWRKVQNNEPNRYDTLKCRIAGASSIVSSLSLIFISAGLLLWQQGN